Part of the Toxotes jaculatrix isolate fToxJac2 chromosome 1, fToxJac2.pri, whole genome shotgun sequence genome, gggatcctGTTTCTGGGTCAGTGTAGCCCTGTGCTCTCCTGAGGGGACAGCCTTTGATGCAACAAACAGCTCTGATAACAGGGGTTTTAAACCCTCAGAAGACAGGAGAGGCTCACCGATGTCTGCGGGAAGGTGCATGGTAGCTGCACTCTGATGGACAAATGCTCTGCAGAGACAAAGGCAAAGAGACATctgatgaaatgaaactgtCCCATGAAAGGCCTAGCATCAGCCAGCAAGTAAAGAAGGCTAAAAACCTTTAGGAAATTTGAAATATACAGCTCAGCTTTCACTCTACAAGAAATTATTTTCCAGAACATTTCACGGACATTTCCACTGACTTTATGTctagaatatttattttgtgtggcTCACAGGGCATCATGCATTGCTTGAAACTTTCAAGTTTATACGTGGTCCTTGTGACCACCCTCTAATCTGTCCTTAGCAGCTGATGAAAATGACCTGCTGTCATCCCACTGATTAGGGCGTGACCAgaccataaacacacaaagcagcacacAGCTTGATGAAGACTACTTAGACTGCATCCACAGACAGACCTGCTTCGTAGGCTGATGTCATCTCTCAGTGTGCTCTCATTGGCTGACAGCAACACCTGTAAGGTCCTCCTGGCTTCTCTCCAGGCCTCATAACCAAGAGCCATGAAAGCATTCAGTGTGGGCTTGTAAGGAGACACAGACATCAGTTTAACATCAAACAGCCCTTCCTACGATAAGCTTTTGGTAAACACAACATGGGTAGTGGGCTAGACCTCAAACCATATCCTAACAATATACACATTGTCTTTTGCAGGTGTCTAGAGGTTACTATTGTTTTGAGACACATGGATACATGTGCACACTACTTCAGTAAAATAACAGAACCCACAGAGCACCTTTAATCCTTTCACCATGAACATATTAAACACTGGATAAGGTGTCGAACATGGCAGCCcattcattcaaatgaatgctGCTCACCCAGCGCATGTTGAATGTCTCTCTTGCCTTGTAAATTCAGTACATATGAAAGGGGAGGGTTTGTAATCTGGTTCAACTTATCTGACCTGCACACAGGTTTAAGACCAAGACAACATTACGTATCTCTGTTGCAACAATGTTGCACAGGGCCTCAGACTCATGTCACACTGAAAAGGTAACTGTTATTGTGTCTCTTCTCTGATTTCTCTTAGTAACTTACCTGGTCAAAGACATCCTGATGTTTGGACATCACAGGTCCTTGAAACAAAGACTTTATCACACCGAGGTCCAGTATCTGGTCTCCAATGGCAACACCAATACGATGTTTAAGCTGGGGAAATAAAATACACGCAGACATAAAGATCCACACTAACATTTTTGTTTCAATGCATCTATCAACTTGTTATTAATATGTTCTTtcaagttttcagtgtttactcCAGAAGGCCACACTCTGAAAGGTTTGTAACAGAGCAGGTTTCCCTTCAATAATAgcaaatatttgttgttttcgAAAGagtattttttcatttgcagtaaCACAATGTCCTCTCTTTAATAATCTTCATTTTGTTGTATTCTGTAAATACTGTCCGATTGCATGTGAGATTTGTACTGGCTTTAGTATTTTCAGGGTTTCAGGATGAGAGTGAAAAGATTCAGGATCCATAGCACACTTATAGCTGCCATACACACTTCAGCACTCTTCACACATGTCCCTCAGTACACTTCAGTACACTTCATGACTGTGACCATGAAGAGAAAGTTCCTTAAAAAGAtcaactttttcctttttggttCAAAAATATctaaaggttttattttgaaaatcatgACCAGAagtcctcagtgtgtctgtcttgACAAAACTCCACTGACTGTGTCAATGAGAAgttgtgtttcatctgtttgcACACCCAGCAGAACAAAAGCAAGCTGCACTTACATTATCAGGAGTGGAGAATATTCCATATGGGAGGTTGTGGAAGGAGAAATCAGAAGTTGCATCTACTTTTATAAAAGAcatcttctctctttcagtaTATTCCACTCAATCTGACTGAGTTACTGAGCGactgaacagcagcagtaagAGCTTCCAGATGTTTAACTTTGGACAGGCCCGCCTCCCACTGCAGGACCAATCACATGCTGCCTGGAGTATCCACCCTAATCCAGACCTCTGGTAGTTAATGCAATCCAGCCTGGATAATGACTAAGCAAAATCATAGTCCAGGCACTGCTCAGTCCCATCAGgtaaaagttaaaagaaaagggTAGATTCTAAAATACTTAATGTAGCTTTCAGTGggggatatatatatatatatattaatatatataagGCATTCCAGCATGAAGGGAAGAAGTTTAAAAATAGGAGAGAAGTATAATCTGGTATAATAtgagagaaaaatcaatattttaaaaaagagcagcagagagactttAACAGACTGAGTCAATATCAGATAtggacaaaacactgacagaatctgggactgaaaataaatgtgcatcTAATGTAGCTTAACCAATGTAAATGATGGCACTCAGTTTAAAAGGTGTGAGGAATGACATAAGAAAtgatgaaacaaaacatttttactttttggaAATATCACAGCATTGTTATCACTGGCAGcaacttttattttctatattatATTACACCAGGAGTTAGTCTGATACCTGTCCATGACTGTGACTTTAGACTGAACATCGTGTAGGAGTCCAAATATCTTAGAACGGTTTCAGGCCAAATATTTCAAACCAAATATTTCCATAAAATGGTTTGAAAGAGCTGACCTCAACCTCACAGAAACGTGTTGCTCCATGATTCCTGACAGGAGTCAATCTACAGGCACACAAAGGATCTAGCAGTTCTactgtattgtactgtattgtattgtactggagtactttcaaattaaaagtccCACATTTCTACCTGAAAGTAGCTTCTGTTATTAAATTTGaggtcatgtaaaaacacattagtCCATAATTCCTGGAGGGGACTGATGCATTTCAAGGACTGCTCTGACTTATATTAGGGGAAACTGAATTTTGTTTCTATTGTTTATCAGGAGCTTTTAGCAAAAATGTGTAGGTTGTTATAATAACATCACAAAGATGTCaatgtcatttttcttcttttatcagtgGGAGAGTTTTAGAACCCATTTGTTAagcttgtttccctccattgaCAGATTATAGCTGAGTAGGacaccaaacaaaaacatgttcaaGGCTCCCCACCCCTCTTACATATGAGCCAGATTCTCAGATTGCATGTGGTTGTGTTATTTGtggttattttgtgtttctttcagtgGTGTTTTCAGGTAAACCACAACTCCGAAGGTGCAGTTTTcatatttctgaaactgctgatctcctggaattttcacacacaaaagtctctagaatttaaaaaaatcattgagtgaagcagcagctctgagggcTGAAACACCTTGATGATGTGAAAGGTCAGAGAagaatggtcagactggttggagctgacagaaagactaCGCTAACTCAGAcaaccactctgtacaactgtggtgaacagagaagCTGGTGCATCCCAGTCAAGAGCTGGTCTTACATGTGCTTGCATCTAAAAGGAAATGACCTATTGTTAATTAAGCTTATTCATACGCTGATTCATATTTATACTTATATTTTTAGAATGGCTAAAGTTTCGCCTGTGGGGGATTTTGCAGTGATGTATTACACATGTCTAAACAGATACGCTCCTATTTAAATCAGCCTATACAGGCTGTGTAATGACTCATGTTATAATCACACAATATGCCCGTAAACACAACCTGAAGCATAATTTTAGCTTCAGCTCTATTtccctgtgtgtatgtttgtaacCACAGTGACTGTATATTGAGTCCAGAGCTCTTCCAAAACACAGGTGACCTTCAGCTGAACACTGATGCACACGGAGCACTGTAGCTGCTTGAATTTGCCAAATCAAAGGAAGATATTTCAAAACCATCAAGTAGAAATATTGTTGTTTCTCTAATCCAGACATCCTCTCCTGAAGGACCATGTGCCAAACAATAAGTTCCCTTTACCTACAGATTTTAGCTGCAGTCTCCACATTGCACCTtgtacattcattttcttctctgggTCCAGAAATTTCCACAACAGTTTATATACACaactgacagattttttttttaattaaaaattaacagtgtacaaacaaacacaaatacaccacAACAATAACTCTTGGCCCTTTCTTTTGTGCTCCCATAAATGAACTATATTCTCACACAGTAAACTCGTACATGCTTTTTGTTATTGCtcatcatttacacacacacacacacacacacacacacacacacacacacacacacacacataatcctCTGTggaaggtcacacacacacaaaaaaaatctgttttcttatTGATGATGTGACGGTTTGGTGTTTTTCCAATACATTCGGTTATGAGATGGCACCACAtacaaagaaaggaggaaactAAAGATCAGTGGTGAGTTTACATGCATTCTTATAGATGATGCATAAAAAACACAGCCCTTTGAAAAGCCccaccattttttttgttcctttaacatttttaatcacacacagggcttgatttatttatttatgaacgACTGAAGAATTCAAATAccaaaacattcagttttaaaaaaaacacccataCAAGAATCAAGCTACAATTAAACAAAGTAGTCAACAGGTTTCTGAGGCATGCTGTTTTAATTATCAGAGGATTAATGTGGGTTGGGTTGTTGCTCTGTTTGGATTCAGATCTTCTGGATCTTCTCTCCAACAATGATGGGGTTTTCCTTCCTGATCTTCTCTGCAGCATCAGCTTTGTAGTCGAAggtgcagttgtgtgtgtctgaatatcGGTGAATGCTGCAGAATACATTTCCACATCGGCAGTCAAAGCCTGCAACAGGAACGTAATTCACATTAAGGACAGAAACAATCGCAGCTTTTAACTCTAACCTCAAAGCATTTTTCAGTTATTATCCTCACACGTGTCTGACAGAACAGATAAGCTTCTGCTTTAACTTTTACTGTTTGGGTTTGAATCAACCTGCTGGCCTGACTGTGTTGAGTTAGCATTTTCTTCCAGTGTCTCGCCATAGATGTGGATGTGTTTATCTGACTGCTGAGCTGTCCTGCCTTTCACTCAAATGTCTGCTGGGATAGGCACTAGCTAAAACTTTAGGAGCTACTCAGAACCCCCTGTAAATCCTGTTACTGTTGATCTCCAGGGGTTTAacttgtcattttgtgtgtgtcagcacaCTCTGTTACTGTTGGGTGTGGTTAGAGATGCACTTCTGACCACACCCATCAGTGATGCTGTGATTATAAGAGATGGAACAGACTGAACCTTTCATCCAGAGGGGTCactgaaatgctgctttttCAGCCTATTCTTTAACAGCCCTAGAGAAATGTGGACCCAGAAACCAGACCAGTCGGGACCCAGTGTTCCAAATGTTTGATGTAGTTGTGTCCTCTCTGTAGACCGCGTCGTACCTGTCAGACCAACTTTCTTGCGGCAGGCGAAGCAGCGGTTCTTCTTGGCTTTAggcttctcttctgtctctgcaggtgagTCCACTGAAACTTCAGACACTGATGCTGAGGGAGAAACACAACAGTCACATAATTAGACTGTCACTATAGAAAGGCAGCCATTTTTAATTCTGTGTTAAATCCGAGCCTTTCTTGTCTTCTTGAATTACGACAGGAAAACACGGTGACTTTTCATTTCCAGAGCAGGCACTTAGCTGGACCCTGGGTTTCTCCCTCAGCCCTGATCACCACTCACCTCTCCTCACATCTACATTTCCATCAGGatcctccagcttcctcttttTGCCTTTAAGGTGGCACTTTTTCACAGAGGTAAATTTCCCCAGCACCAGCCTCTGGGTTGAGGAGACTGTCCCTGAACTACCTGCTGAACACTGATCTTCCTGTATAatgcctgctgctgcagctgtgtctgacaTGCATGAACCTAAAGAGATGGGTtaataacacagacacacacacacacactgtcatccaGCAGCAACTTCCTGCTTCTGGACATAAATTTTCATAATCTGAGACTTGGTATTTGGTTTACACTCAGGTCCTATCCCATGCTGCCTTTAACCAGCTGATATTTCTTCCAGGGttttacatttcaaacacactATTTAATGTGGATGTCTTATATGTCATTTAGGCTAAGACATTAGATTAGAATATGAGAATGATTAAGACTAAAATAGTAAAAACACAGAAGGATGAAGGTATGTTTGCACTGGGGCGTTAAAATACAACCATTTAAATGTCACACAATGGCTCTTGTTAAGTAATTAGAAAGTTGTCGGGGTAAAAAAGTGTTAAACACTatcttgtctgtgttttatcGTTTCACACCGGCTGACTGAGCAGGGAAACCCCTGGAGTCGCTCTGTGGTTGAGAACACCTAACTCACAAGAAGGATTTTCACCACCacagcaaaactgaaaatatgGAATATTTGATGATAAAAAAGTTTTCAGGAAAATTTTAAATTGATAAGAGAAAATATTGATgtgatgttcagtttttaaaaacctcTCCTGACTGATCCTCTACCTTCCCCATAAAACTTACTTTGGAAACAGTCGGCTGTCAGACTGGTCTTTGCTCCTGAGCTACTCTCCTCTGTTGAGGTTGTTGAGGCTGTTGTTGgtccactgaaaacacagaaaatgaataaattatttgTAAGAATAGATTAGAATGTTTAAAGCTTATAAAGTAACAGGTCATTGGTGTTCAGTAGAGGACATTTCATCAGAATACATAGTTTGTATAACTCCACCCCCAACATGAGCTCTGGTTCCTTCCCCATCAGACAGCTGCATTATTCAGACGAGAAATCAGACATATCTTTATAACAAATGTTATTCTGCCAGTAAAGACtgtcagtgacaggaaacactattaagcaatctttttttttttaaaaaaaaaggtacctGCAGTGTCcggagtctgtgtgtgaaggggaTATGGCTACCGGGGAAGTGACTGTGGTACTGTTAGAGCTCTGTGTGGAGTGAAGAGACTCCccaatgctgctgctgctgctgctgtcagcagaAGATGAacctgaaaggaaaaaacacatttcacattaaatgCACATTAAATCAGATCTGCATACTCTGTTCTCCCGCTGCCTACatctgtacatgtacatgtctCCAAAATGCTATACAACATATTGTTCAGCATTGttccaaaacaaactgaagtggATCTTTTAGCATGGAGAATAATCACACAAACTAGTTTGTCAAACTTCCAACAACAGGAGGACTTATGCTGGTGGAAAAGAGCACCATACTATACACGTGTCTTCATTACATGTAGTGTAATACAGATGTGATCCTGAGTGTGTGCCGGTGAACAGGCAGGCTCTGTAAAATGTTTACAGGTATTTATTTTGAGTCGGACCTGGAGAGTTAACACATCCATTGCTGTTCTGTCTCTGGAGGAAGTCCTTGTAGCAGACCGAACACATGCCGTTACTCCTGGGGCTGCCATAGAAACCACAGCctgtggagcagagcagaggagccTGGCTCTGGTTGGTCTCCTGGGCCATGTCCCACCTCTGCGGAGAGACAGGTTGAGGTGTGCAGGTCAGTACTGCCACAAGAAAAGTTAACTTCACACTTTTCAGTACTCGAGTACCTGTATTTTAAAAGTAGTTA contains:
- the zfand6 gene encoding AN1-type zinc finger protein 6; this translates as MAQETNQSQAPLLCSTGCGFYGSPRSNGMCSVCYKDFLQRQNSNGCVNSPGSSSADSSSSSSIGESLHSTQSSNSTTVTSPVAISPSHTDSGHCSGPTTASTTSTEESSSGAKTSLTADCFQTSVSEVSVDSPAETEEKPKAKKNRCFACRKKVGLTGFDCRCGNVFCSIHRYSDTHNCTFDYKADAAEKIRKENPIIVGEKIQKI